The Oncorhynchus keta strain PuntledgeMale-10-30-2019 chromosome 17, Oket_V2, whole genome shotgun sequence genome has a window encoding:
- the parvb gene encoding beta-parvin isoform X3: protein MSTSENAPTMSDLHEEGKNAINTPMLPSGTEIHPEDTMLEENAERNMLDPTSRENPKFKDLQRVLIDWINNELEEDRIIVKGLEEDCYDGQVLQKLFEKLSGRKLNVAEVTQSEIGQKQKLQTVLEAVNELLRPHGWSIEWSVDSIHAKNLVAIVYLLVALAMHYLAPIRLPEHVSVQVVVVKKREGILQTSHVTKELTSTTEMMMGRFERDAFDTLLDHAPDKLNVVKKSLITFVNKHLNKLNLEVTELESQFADGVYLVLLMGLLENYFVPLYNFFLTPENFEQKVHNVAFAFELMQDGGLKKPKARPEDVVNLNLKSTLRVLYNLFTNYKNSE from the exons ATGTCTACCTCAGAAAATGCTCCCACAA tgagTGACCTTCATGAGGAGGGGAAGAATGCCATCAACACTCCCATGCTGCCCTCTGGGACTGAAATCCACCCTGAGGACACCATGCTGG AAGAGAATGCTGAGAGGAACATGCTGGATCCGACCTCAAGGGAGAATCCAAAATTCAAAGATCTTCAGAGG GTATTGATAGACTGGATCAACAATGAGCTGGAAGAGGACAGGATCATCGTCAAAGGCTTGGAGGAGGATTGCTATGATGGACAGGTGCTTCAGAAATTATTTG AGAAGCTGTCTGGGCGTAAGCTGAACGTGGCTGAGGTGACCCAGTCAGAGATAGGACAGAAACAGAAGCTCCAGACGGTACTGGAGGCCGTCAACGAGCTGCTCCGGCCTCACGGCTGGTCCATCGAGTGGAGCGTTGACT CTATCCATGCTAAGAACCTGGTGGCCATAGTGTACCTGCTGGTGGCTCTGGCCATGCACTACCTGGCCCCCATCAGACTGCCAGAGCACGTCTCTGTACAGGTGGTGGTGGTCAAG AAAAGAGAAGGCATACTGCAGACGTCTCATGTGACTAAGGAGCTGACGAGCACGACAGA GATGATGATGGGTAGATTTG AAAGGGATGCATTTGACACCCTCCTGGATCATGCACCGGACAAGCTCAACGTTGTGAAGAAG TCCCTCATCACCTTTGTGAACAAACACCTGAACAAGCTGAACCTGGAGGTCACTGAGTTGGAGTCCCAG TTTGCTGATGGTGTGTACCTGGTGCTGCTGATGGGACTGCTGGAGAACTACTTTGTCCCCCTCTACAACTTCTTCCTCACACCAGAGAACTTTGAGCAGAAG GTTCACAACGTGGCGTTTGCCTTTGAACTAATGCAGGACGGAGGCCTGAAGAAACCCAAAGCCAGGCCGGAAG ACGTTGTGAACTTGAACCTGAAGTCTACCTTGAGGGTGTTGTACAACCTGTTCACCAACTATAAGAACTCCGAGTGA
- the parvg gene encoding gamma-parvin, protein MEDFPDMYQGKDPEDIESFQGERRKIIQPTSLKDPKLEKLKSVLVNWINSTLKEEHIVVQSLEEDIFDGLILHHLLGRLAGVLLSVEEIAVTGAAQTRKLEVILEALNEKLGLQDSSLSRWSVKLIHSKDLLATLHLLVAMVRCFQPNLELPPNVRVEVVLLEVNRSGIKSEKEIEILTDESDSATDALSSSDSEDPIEQLLKLDPHKINTVKRAIMHFVNKKMSTLGLQVTDMEKQFSDGVILLLLIGQLEGFFVPLYDFNITPVNATEMLQNVTVALDLLNDIGLPTTNIEPQDIVSQDVTATLKVLYALFKKHKSR, encoded by the exons ATGGAGGATTTTCCTGATATGTACCAGGGGAAAGACCCTGAGGACATTGAATCTTTCCAGG GTGAGAGGAGGAAGATCATTCAGCCGACATCTTTGAAAGATCCCAAACTTGAAAAGCTGAAATCG GTTTTGGTTAACTGGATCAACAGTACTTTGAAAGAGGAACACATCGTAGTGCAGAGTCTGGAAGAGGATATCTTTGATGGCCTaatcctccatcacctccttg GGAGGTTAGCTGGAGTGCTTCTGTCTGTGGAGGAGATAGCGGTGACCGGCGCTGCTCAGACACGCAAGCTGGAGGTCATCCTGGAGGCCCTGAATGAGAAACTGGGGCTACAGGACAGCTCTCTCAGCAGGTGGAGTGTCAAAC TTATCCACAGCAAAGACTTGCTGGCCACACTCCATCTTCTGGTTGCCATGGTGAGGTGCTTCCAGCCTAATCTGGAGCTTCCCCCAAATGTCAGAGTGGAAGTTGTCTTGTTGGAG GTCAACAGAAGTGGAATCAAATCAGAAAAGGAAATAGAGATTCTTACAGATGAAAG CGATTCAGCTACCGACGCCCTGAGCAGCTCAGACA GCGAGGATCccattgagcagctgctgaagcTGGACCCCCACAAGATCAACACAGTAAAGCGG GCCATCATGCACTTTGTCAACAAGAAGATGTCAACCTTGGGACTACAGGTGACAGACATGGAGAAACAG TTTTCAGATGGTGTTATTCTCCTTCTGCTGATTGGACAGTTGGAGGGCTTCTTTGTTCCACTCTATGACTTCAACATCACCCCAGTCAACGCTACTGAGATG CTGCAGAATGTGACCGTGGCCCTGGACCTCCTGAATGACATAGGGCTACCCACGACCAACATTGAGCCCCAAG ATATAGTCTCTCAGGATGTGACAGCTACCTTGAAGGTCCTATATGCCCTGTTC
- the parvb gene encoding beta-parvin isoform X2 yields MAGLLCGTKRKKQVSDLHEEGKNAINTPMLPSGTEIHPEDTMLEENAERNMLDPTSRENPKFKDLQRVLIDWINNELEEDRIIVKGLEEDCYDGQVLQKLFEKLSGRKLNVAEVTQSEIGQKQKLQTVLEAVNELLRPHGWSIEWSVDSIHAKNLVAIVYLLVALAMHYLAPIRLPEHVSVQVVVVKKREGILQTSHVTKELTSTTEMMMGRFERDAFDTLLDHAPDKLNVVKKSLITFVNKHLNKLNLEVTELESQFADGVYLVLLMGLLENYFVPLYNFFLTPENFEQKVHNVAFAFELMQDGGLKKPKARPEDVVNLNLKSTLRVLYNLFTNYKNSE; encoded by the exons ATGGCGGGCCTACTATGTGGGACCAAGAGGAAGAAACAAG tgagTGACCTTCATGAGGAGGGGAAGAATGCCATCAACACTCCCATGCTGCCCTCTGGGACTGAAATCCACCCTGAGGACACCATGCTGG AAGAGAATGCTGAGAGGAACATGCTGGATCCGACCTCAAGGGAGAATCCAAAATTCAAAGATCTTCAGAGG GTATTGATAGACTGGATCAACAATGAGCTGGAAGAGGACAGGATCATCGTCAAAGGCTTGGAGGAGGATTGCTATGATGGACAGGTGCTTCAGAAATTATTTG AGAAGCTGTCTGGGCGTAAGCTGAACGTGGCTGAGGTGACCCAGTCAGAGATAGGACAGAAACAGAAGCTCCAGACGGTACTGGAGGCCGTCAACGAGCTGCTCCGGCCTCACGGCTGGTCCATCGAGTGGAGCGTTGACT CTATCCATGCTAAGAACCTGGTGGCCATAGTGTACCTGCTGGTGGCTCTGGCCATGCACTACCTGGCCCCCATCAGACTGCCAGAGCACGTCTCTGTACAGGTGGTGGTGGTCAAG AAAAGAGAAGGCATACTGCAGACGTCTCATGTGACTAAGGAGCTGACGAGCACGACAGA GATGATGATGGGTAGATTTG AAAGGGATGCATTTGACACCCTCCTGGATCATGCACCGGACAAGCTCAACGTTGTGAAGAAG TCCCTCATCACCTTTGTGAACAAACACCTGAACAAGCTGAACCTGGAGGTCACTGAGTTGGAGTCCCAG TTTGCTGATGGTGTGTACCTGGTGCTGCTGATGGGACTGCTGGAGAACTACTTTGTCCCCCTCTACAACTTCTTCCTCACACCAGAGAACTTTGAGCAGAAG GTTCACAACGTGGCGTTTGCCTTTGAACTAATGCAGGACGGAGGCCTGAAGAAACCCAAAGCCAGGCCGGAAG ACGTTGTGAACTTGAACCTGAAGTCTACCTTGAGGGTGTTGTACAACCTGTTCACCAACTATAAGAACTCCGAGTGA